In Xiphophorus hellerii strain 12219 chromosome 13, Xiphophorus_hellerii-4.1, whole genome shotgun sequence, the following proteins share a genomic window:
- the neu1 gene encoding sialidase-1, whose translation METGSGTSAGFLLLSALLSGRLCAYSPAQLDPLVFEEQLLWVSGAQGQVNTYRIPLITFTPQGSLLAIAEGRKSSSGDIGAKFIAVRRSTDKGNTWSPTAFIVDDGSFTDGLNLGSVVVDEEAGSVILIYSICFHLYHCKPASTMMVESWDDGLSWSRPKNLSVQLGVKAFAPGPGFGIQKRLDPAKGRLVVCGHGTIEGDGVFCILSDDHGETWRNGAALKSIPYNQPKKSQDFNPDECQPVELMDGSIMINVRNQNNYHCHCRIVVRSLDGGLTLPVEELFFDTALIDPAVAAGALQKDGVLYFTNPSSDQKRVNLTLRWSLTNGKTWENKAVQIWPGPSGYSCLTSLNGDSVEDQKYIFVIYEKGHKDIIETISFVKIHLYGGR comes from the exons CTTGACCCTCTGGTGTTTGAGGAGCAGCTGCTGTGGGTGAGCGGCGCCCAGGGTCAAGTGAACACCTACAGAATCCCGCTCATCACTTTCACTCCCCAAGGAAGCCTGCTGGCCATCGCCGAGGGCAGGAAGTCGTCGTCCGGTGACATAGGAGCAAAGTTTATCGCAGTGAGGCGATCCACTGACAAAG GAAACACCTGGTCTCCTACCGCCTTCATAGTGGACGATGGCAGCTTTACGGATGGCTTGAACCTGGGCTCCGTGGTTGTGGACGAAGAGGCCGGTTCGGTGATTCTGATCTACAGCATCTGCTTCCACCTGTACCACTGCAAGCCGGCTAGCACCATGATGGTGGAGAGCTGGGACGACGGCCTGAGCTGGAGCCGACCCAAAAACCTCTCGGTCCAGCTGGGAGTGAAGGCTTTCGCTCCTGGGCCGGGATTCGGcatccag AAGCGCCTTGATCCTGCAAAGGGGCGGTTGGTGGTGTGCGGCCATGGGACGATTGAGGGGGACGGAGTGTTTTGCATCCTGAGCGACGATCATGGAGAAACGTGGCGCAACGGAGCAGCCCTCAAGAGCATCCCTTACAACCAACCGAAGAAATCTCAGGACTTCAACCCTGATGAGTGCCAG CCGGTTGAGTTGATGGACGGCAGCATCATGATCAACGTCCGGAACCAGAACAACTACCACTGCCACTGCCGCATCGTGGTGCGCAGTTTGGACGGAGGCCTGACTCTCCCCGTAGAAGAGCTGTTCTTCGACACCGCGTTGATTGATCCCGCAGTCGCGGCTGGAGCTCTGCAGAAAGACGGAGTGCTCTACTTCACCAACCCGTCCAGCGACCAAAAGA GAGTAAACCTGACGCTACGATGGTCGCTAACGAACGGAAAAACCTGGGAGAACAAAGCAGTCCAGATCTGGCCGGGGCCGAGCGGCTACTCCTGCCTTACATCTCTGAACGGTGACTCTGTAGAAGACCAGAAATACATCTTCGTCATCTATGAGAAGGGCCACAAGGACATCATTGAGACCATCTCGTTTGTGAAGATCCACCTGTACGGCGGGCGGTAG